The Actinosynnema mirum DSM 43827 genomic interval GACGACCACGTCGCGCTGGCCGGACAAGCCGCTCAGCGCCAGCGCGAACGCGCTGAGCAGTACCGGGAACAGCGTCGTCCGCCTGCGGGCGGCCAGCTCGCGGAGCTGTCCGGTCAGCACGGCGCCGGTCCGTGCGGTCGTCGAGCCCGCGAGGCGGCCCTGCTCACCGCCCGGTGCGCGGCCCAGCAGGTCCAGCTGGGCGGGCGCCCCCTCGAGCGCGGTGGTCCACCGGGCGAGCCGCTCGCCGAAGTCGGGCACCTCGGCCCGCTGCCGCTGCCAGGCGGCGAAGTCGCCGTACTGAACCGGGAGGGGGGGCAGGTCGGCGTGCACGCCCGCGGCGTGCGCCCGGTACAGCTCGACGAGATCGGACAGCAGCACCCCCAGCGACCACCCGTCGCTGGCGATGTGGTGCCGCACGAGGACCAGGTCGTGGTCGTCGCGACCACGCCGGAGCAGCACCGCCCTCAGCACGGGACCGGTTTCGAGGTCGAACGGGCGGGCGGTCAGGACCGCGGCGAGCCGACCGCTCGCCGCAGTCGCCTCGAGGGCGGGCAGGTCCGTGAGGTCCACCAGGGGTAGCGGCGAGGTCGCGGCCGGGCGCACCTCGGCCACGGGCACGCCGCCAACGACGGGGTACCGGGTGCGCAGGACGGCGTGCCTGCGGACCAGTTCGCGCAGAGCCGTGCGCAGCGCGGGGACCACGAGCGCGCCGCTCAGCCGCAGGTGCAGGGTGGCGTGGTAGGCGCTGGAGCCGGGGTGGAACCGGTGCACCAGCCACAGCCGCTCCTGGGCGAACGACAGCGGCGGTGGGCCGTCGAGAACCGGGACGGCCACCGCTGCGGCGCGCAACTCCCGCAGGATCTCGGGCTTGCGCGCCACGATCTCCGCGCGCAGGTCGGCGGTGAGCACGGCGGGGGGCGCGGCGCACCGGAGGTCGTCGCCCTCGGCCGTCACCGTGACGCCCGCGCGGCGCAGGCCCGCCAGGAACTCGGGGGTGCTTTCGGGTGCGCTCGTGGCGGTGCCCTCGAGGGTGCTCACAGGAGCACCTCCTCGTCGTCCGGTCGTTCCCCGCCCGCGCCCCGCGCGGAGCCGCGCTCGACCGCAGCGGCCAGGTCCGAGATCGTCGGCCCTTCGAACAGCTGGGCCATCGACAGCTCGACCCCGTACCGCTCGCGCACGACCGCCAGCAGCCGGAGCGCGACCAGCGAGTCGCCGCCCAGCTCGAAGAAGTTGTCGTCCGCGCCGATCGGGTCGTCGCCGAGCAGCGTGGCCCAGCAGTCCGCCACGCCCCGCTCGGTCGCCGTGCCCGGCTCCCGGTAGGCGCTGGACAGCGCGGACCTGTCACGCCGCGAGCGGGCGATCCGCAGCCCGGCGACCGCAGCACGGTGGTCCTCGGTGCTGAACGCCTCGTGGCGGGCCAGCAGCGCCCCGAGGTCCAGCGCGCAAACCAGCACCCTGGGCGACCGGTTGCCCGCGAGGATCCGGGCGAACAGCTCGGTCCCCTCGGACCGGCTGATCGCACCGAGGAGGTCATCGCCGGGAGCCAGGTGGTCGGGCGCGGCGAAGGCGGACTCGTACCGCTCGACCAGCTTCGGGTGGACCGTGCCCCACATGCCCGCCTCGTCGCGCCAGTCGGTCCAGGCGATCGACACAGTCAGGCCGGGCCGCCGGGAGGCGCGGTGGGCGGCGAAGGCGTCCAGGAAGTCGTTGCCCGCCACATAGCCCACCTCGCCGAACTTCAGCTTGTGCAGGACGCTGCCGATCGAGGAGCACAGGACGAAGAAGGCCAGCGGCCGGTCGCCGAGGATCGTGTCCAGCACGACCGGGCCGAGCACCTTCGAGGCCATCGCGTCGTCCGTGTCGTGGCGGCTCCTCCTCTGGATGAGACCCGCGGTGTCCGGAGCGCCTGCGGCGTGCACCACACCGGTGACCGGTCCGAACCTGCTCTCCGCCTCGGCGAGCACCTCGCGCATCCGGGTCTCGTCGGCCACGTCGGCTTGCCGGACGAGCACCTCGGCGCCGCCTGCGGTGAGCGCGGCCAACCGATCGGCCAGCACAGCGGAGCCCTCGTCCGCGCCCGATCCGGGGAACGGGGTGCGCCGGGTCAGCACCAGCGCGCGGGCGGTGGGCGCGAGGTGCTCGGCGACGCTCAGCCCGATACCGCCGAGCCCGCCGCAGATCAGGTAGACCCCGCCTGGTTCCGGCGCGCGCGCCGCCGGGCCGAGCGGCAGCGGGTGGTAGTCGCGCTCGAACCGCTGCGGTCCTCGGTAGGCGACCTCGGTGGGAGAGGCGGGATCGAGCAGTTCGGCCACGATCCGGTCCGCCAGGCCCGCGCTCCCGGCGTCGACGTCGATCGCCGTGGCGGACACGCGGGGCAGCTCCCTGGGGATCACCTTGACCGCGGAGGCCACCGTCGCGTGCTCCGGGTGCGCCAGGTCGCCCAGCACGGCTTGCGCTCCCCTGGTGACCGCCACCAGCCGCACCGGCTCGGAGCCCGGCCCGGCGCCGATGGCCTGGGCCAGGTGCAGCAGGCTGTGCAGCCCGGTGATCTGGCCCTCGCGGACCGCGTCGAGGTCGAGGGGGCGGTCGGCGCCCGCCGCCTCGAACGGCCGCAGGTGCACGATCAGCCGCGGCGTCCGGTCGCGGGCGGTCAGGTCGGCGAGCAGCTCGCGGTACCGGTGCTGGTCGGCGCGGCCGTCGGGGTCCACGGGGGCGAACACCGCGTGGACACCCAGGTCCTCCAAGCGCGAGGCGACCTCCCGGCCGAGCGGTCCTTCGGACAGCAGCAGGCAGGTCTCGCCGTCCCGGCGGCGCGCGGCGGGAGCGGGGGCGGCGTGCCGCCAGCCGGGCAGGTGGGTCCACTCGCCGGGGTCCGCGCGGCGCTCCGGCCGATTGCCCGCGGGGGGTTGCGGCGCCGTCGTGGTCTCGCCGGGGGCCTCGACCCAGTGGCGCGCGCGCTGGAACGGGTATCCCGGCACGGGCGTGCGGAGCGGACGCTGCGGGCGGTGGAACTCGGTCCAGTCCACCCGGCAGCCGCTGGCCCACAGCTCCCCCGTGGCCCGGACCAGGTGCTCGGTCTCCTGCTCGGGACGCGGGTCCCGCTCGGCCGAGGGCAGGCAACTGCCCGCGAATGCGGTGCGCGGGCCGAGGCCGCGCGCGGCCAGCCTGCCCAGTCCGGTGCCCGGACCGAGTTCGACGAGCGCGGCGGGCGCGAGCTCGGCGAGCCGCTGCACCGCGGCGTCGAAGAGCACCGGGCGGCGCATCTGGGCGAGCCAGTAGTCGGGGCCCGCCACATCGGCCGGATCGGCCCAGTCGCCGGTCACGGTGGACAGGAACGGCGTGCGCGGGGCGTGGAACTCCGCCTCGGCGAGCGCGGGCCGGAACAGGCCGAGGACCTGGTCGACCGCCTCGGAGTGGCCCGCTCCCCGCACCGGCAGCACCGTCGTCCGCAGGCCCAGGTCGGTCAACCGGGTGGCGAACGCCTCCACCGCGTGGACGCTGCCGGAGACCACGCACCGGTCGGGGGCGTTGATCGCAGCCAGCGCGAGCCCGTCGTCCAGGACAGGTCGCAGCTCGTCGGCGCCGAGGGGCACGGCGAGCATCCGCCCCTCCGGGAGCGCGCACTGCGCCTGCGAGCGCGCTACGACCAGGCGGAGCGCGGTGGGCAGCGAGAACACCCCGGCCAGGGTGGCGGCGACGTACTCGCCGAGGCTGTGCCCGACCATGCCGACCGGCTCAACGCCCCACTCGACGAGCGTTCGGGCCAGCGAGTAGCTCACCGCGAACCCCGCGGTCTGGTCCTCGGGCGTCCCGGTCGGGGCGTCGAGCAGCGCCCACAGGTCCACCGCGTGCTCGGCCAGCAGGCGGGCGCACTCGTCGAGGTGGCGCCGGAAGGCCGGTTCGCCCGCAGCCAGGCCGATGGCCATGCTCCGGTAGCCGCTGCCCTGACCGGAGAACAGGAACGCGGCCCGTCCGTCACCGGCGGCCTGCGCGGGCGCCACCGGTGCGCGCAGCGCCACTGCCGCGTCCGCGCAGGAGGCGGCCACCACGACCCTCCGGTGGCGGTGCGCCCGCCTTCCCGCGAGGGTCGCGGAGACGTCGGCGAGGTCGACGCCCGGATCGCGCAGCAACCGCTCGGCCAACCGGGTCCCGGCCTGGTCGAGCGCCTGAGCCGACCGCGCCGAGAGCAGCAGCGGCTGGACCTGCCTGCGCTCCCCCGCCTCGGGTCGCACCGCGGGCGGCTGTTCGAGCACCACGTGGACGTTCGTGCCGCCGACGCCGAACGAGCTCACCCCGGCCCGCCGGGGCGTGTTCCCGGCCCGCCACGGGGTGGTGGTCGCGCTGACGTGGAACGGCGAGTCCGCGAAGTCGATGGCCGGGTTGGGCTCCTCGTAGTGCAGGCTGGCCGGGAGCACCCCGTCGCGCACCGCGCAGACCGCCTTGATCAGGCCCGTGACCCCCGCCGCCGCGTCGAGGTGGCCGACGTTGGTCTTCACCGAGCCGAGCGCGCAGAAGCCGGTGCGGTCCGTGGTGGCGCGGAACGCGTCGGTCAGCGCCTCCACCTCGATCGGGTCCCCGATCGAGGTGCCCGTGCCGTGGGCCTCGACGTAGCCGATGCTCCCCGCCGAGACCCCGGCGACGGCGTGCGCCTCGACGATCGCGTCGCGCTGTCCGCGCACGCTCGGCGCGGTGTAGCCCGCCTTGTTCCCACCATCGTTGTTCACCGCCGAGCCGAGCAGCACCGCGTGCACCCGGTCGCGGTCCCGCAGGGCGTCCGGCAGCCGCTTGAGCAGAACCAGACCGACGCCGCTGGCGCCGACCGTGCCCGAGGAGGACCGGTCGAACGCCGCGCACCGGCCGTCCGCCGAGTAGTAGCTGCCCTCGGTGCGGACGTACCCCTGGGCCTGCGGCACCTGGACGGAGACGCCGCCCGCCACGGCCATGTCGCACTCGTAGGACTGGAGGCTGCGCGCGGCGAGGTGCACGGCGACCAGGGAGGAGGAGCACGCCGAGCCGACGGACAAGCTGGGGCCGGTCAGCCCCAGCTTGTAGGAGATGGTGGTGGCCGCGAAGTCCTTGTCGTTGTGCATGAGCAGCGGGAACCCGCCGAGGTCCCGCACCAGCCGGTCGTTCGGCAGCAGGTTGCGCACCAGGTACGAGCTGAGCGCGGTGGAGACGAACACCCCGACCGGGTCGTCCAGGGCCGCCGGGTCGTAACCGGCGGTGTCGAACAGTGTCCACGCCTCTTCCAGGCACATCCGGTGCTGGGGATCCATCACCTCGGCCTCTCTCGGCGAGTAGCCGAAGAAGTCCGCGTCGAACCCGGCGACGTCCCCGAGCACGCCCTCGGCGCCGACGAACTGCTCGCGGGGTTCCGGGGCGGGGTCGGGGAAGCGGGTGATGCTCTCGGTCCCCGAGCTGACGTTGGCCCAGAACTGCTCGACGGTGTCCGCGCCGGGGAACCGGCCGCTCATCGAGATCACGGCGACCGGCTCCGGCGCCGCGGGGTCCAGGGGTGAACTGGTCATGTCTGGCGCTCCCATGCGAGTCCTGCCTTGTGCCTGCGCCGCCTGCCCCTGGCCTGCGCCGGATCGGCGGTCGGGGACAGGCGCCCGCTGCCTGCCGAGCGGACGAGGTGGTCGACGTGCGCGGCCAGGTCTGCCACGTCGGCGAACTGGAACAGGTCGACCAGCCGGAGTCCGGGGTGGACGGAATTGACCAGGGCGTGGTGCAGCCGCAGCAGGCCGAGGGAGTTTCCTCCGAGGTCGAAGAACCCGTCGTGGACACCGACCCGCTCGACGCCGAGTACCCGCTGCCACTCCCGCGCGATCGCCCGCTCCAGCGCGTTCCTGGGCGCGACCCCCGGCTTGCGCTCCCGCACCGAGGTCGTGGCGCGACGGGCGAGCGCGGCCCGGTCGAGCTTGCCGTTGCCGTTGTGCGGCAGGTCGGCCAGCACGACCAGCTCCGAGGGGATCATCACGAGCGGCAGGGCGGATCGCAGCGCCGTCAGCGCGTCCTCCGGGCGCAGCCGCTCCCCCGGCGTCGCGCTGGCGAACGCCACCAGCCGCCGGTCGGCCGGCGTGTCCCCGACCGGCAGGACGACCACGTCGCGGATCGGGGCCACGGCGCGGAGCACCTGCTCGACCTCGCCCGGCTCGACGCGCACCCCGCGCAGCTTGATCTGCGCGTCGCGGCGGCCGACGAAGACGAGCTGACCGTCCGCGCGCCGCCGCACGAGGTCACCGGTGCGGTAGACGCGGCTGCCCGGCGCGCCGAACGGGTCGGGGACGAACGCCTCAGCCGTCCTGGCGGGGAGGCGGGAGTAGCCGCGGGCGAGCGCGGGCCCGCCGACGAGCAGTTCTCCGGTGACCAGGTCGGGCGCGGGCGCGCCGCGGTCGTCCGCCACCCAGGCGCGCGCCGTGCCGATCGGGACGCCGATGGTCGGTGGAGCGCTGTCCGCGGCGACCGTGGCCGCGGTCGCGTAGGTGGTCGCCTCGGAAGGGCCGTAGAGGTTGCGCACCACGGTGCGCCCGGCCCTGCGGTGCAGCCGGTCGGCCAGCTCGCGCGGCAGCGGCTCGCCCGCCAGGTTGACCGCCTCGACCGAGGCGGGCACGCCCTCGACGTCCAGCAGGGCCGCCACCGCCGAGGGCACGGAGTTCAGCAGCGTCGCCCCCGCAGCGGCAGGCGTCTCGGGCACGTGCAGCGCGTCCTCCGCCAGCACGACCGTCCCACCGTGGGCCAGTGGCGCGAACAGCTCGAAGAACGCGAGGTCGAAGCCGACCGACGTGGTGGCCAGGACGCTGCGCAGCCCGCGCGCGCCGAACTCGGTTCCCGCCCAGCGGAGGAAGGCCGCGGCGCTGCGGTGCTCGATCGCGACGCCCTTCGGCCGCCCGGTGGAGCCGGAGGTGTACAGGACGTACGCCAGCGCCCGCGGCGACAGGTCCACCCGCGCCGACCGGCCCGGCCCGGCCACCGGGACGACGGTCGGCAGGGACTGCTCGCCCGCGCCGCGCCCGCTCAGGAGACCTTCGTCCCCGACGAGGAGCCGGGAGCCGGTTTCGGCGAGCATCAGCCGGACCCGTCGCTCGGGTTGCTCCACGTCGACCGGGAGGAAGGCGGCGCCCGCCTTGAGCACGCCGAGGAGGGCTGCGAGCAGCGCCGGTGTCCTGGGGAGCCAGACGCCGACCACCTCCTCCGGGCCGCAGCCCCGAGCATGCAGGTCTGCGGCGATCCCGTCCGACCAGGCGTCCAGCCGCCGGTACGTCACGTGGAGGCCGCCGTGCACGACCGCCACCGCGTCGGGGTGCTCCGCGACGGCCGCCGCCACGAGGTCGTGGATCAGCTCGCCCGCGCCGGGGTCGATCGCCGCAGGGGCGCGCAGAGCCGCCAGCTGCCTCGGGGTGGTCAGCGCGAGCCGGTGCACGGACCGCTCCGGGTCGGCCACCGCTGCGGCGAGCAACGCCCTGAACTGGCGGCACCGGCTGACCAGCTCCGGTTCCGCGCAGCGCGCGCCGTCCGCCTCGAAGATCAGCTCGATGCCGTCCCCGGTGTCCGCTGCGGTGACGGTGAGGTCGTACTTGGCCGCTGCGGTGGGCACGTCCACCAGTCGAGCCGCGACCTCCGGCAGGCGTGGGGGCTCCGGGGGGTGCTGGTAGGCGAACAGCACCTGGAAGAGCGGGGTGGTGTCGAGGTCCCGGTGGGCGCCCAGCTCGTCGACGATCCGCTCGAACGGCAGCCACCGGTGTTCGAGCGAGTCCAGCACCGCGTCCCTGGTCCTGCGCAGGACCTCGCGGAAGCCCGGCTCACCGCGCAGCCGCAGGCGCAGGGGCAGCATGTTGATCAGCGGGCCGACCGCGGTCGCCGACAGCTCGCTCTCCCGCAGCGCGACCGGGGAGCCAAGGACGACGTCCCGCTGCCCGCTGTGGCGGCCGACCCAGCAGCCGAGCGCGGCCAGCAGCACCGTGAACCTGGTGCCGCCCGTGCTGCGGCACAGCCGGTTCAGCGCGCTGACCTCGGCGCGCCCCAGCCGCTCGACGTGCCGGACCGGCCTGGTCCTGCCGGTCCTGGCCCCGCTGAACGGCGTGCTGCGCGGCGGGGCCCCGGCGAGCGCGGCACGCCAGAACGCCGTGGAGCCGGTGTGTTGCTCCGTCAGCTCGCGCTGGCGGGCTACGACGTGGCGGTAGCCGGGGCCAGGCGCGACGAGGACGGCGGGCTCACCCGTGACCGCGGCCTCGTACAGCGCCTGGAGCTCGTCGCGCACGACTTGGGCCGAACCGCCGTCGAACACCAGGTGGTGCACCAGGAGCACGAGCAGGTGCCGGTGCGCGGAGAGCCGCAGGAGCAGCCAGGCGACAGGCGGACCTGCGGCGAGCGGGAACGGGCGGGCCGCCGCTTCCGCGAGCAGCCTGCTCGTCTCCCGCACGCTCCCCGCGACCCGGAGGTCGACCAGTCGCAGGCGAGGTGCGGACGCCACCACCACCTGGCACGGGCCCTCACCACCGTCGACGAAGGCCGCGCGCAGCATCTCGTGCCTGCGACCGATCCGGTCGACCACGTGCCGCAGCGCGAGCGGGTTGAGCGGTCCTGTGAACTCGATCGTGGTGCAGATCGTGTAGGCCGGATTGCTCTCGTCCAGCTGCTGCAGGAACCACAAGCGCTGCTGTGCGGCGTCGAGGGGTGTCGGCGGTTGGGGGCTGGTCGCCATCGCCCGGCTCATCCGCGACCGCTTCCCGCAGCCGCCGGGGAGCGGGCCCCGTCCACCTCGCGCGCGAACTCGGCGATGGTCGGCGCGTCCATCAGCTTGCGCACCGACAGCGTGGTCCCGAACAGCTTGTTGGTCGCCGCGATGACCTGCATCGCGCGCAGCGACTCCCCTCCGATGTCGAAGAAGTGGTGGTGCACCCCGACCCGGTCGAGCTTGAGCACCGCGGACCAGATGTCGGTCAGCAACTGCTCGGTCTCCGTCCTGGGCGCGGTGTGCGGGAGCTCGCTCGCCTGCTCCGGCTCGGGCAGCCGGGCCCGGTCGACCTTGCCCGTGCTGGTCAGCGGG includes:
- a CDS encoding non-ribosomal peptide synthetase; its protein translation is MATSPQPPTPLDAAQQRLWFLQQLDESNPAYTICTTIEFTGPLNPLALRHVVDRIGRRHEMLRAAFVDGGEGPCQVVVASAPRLRLVDLRVAGSVRETSRLLAEAAARPFPLAAGPPVAWLLLRLSAHRHLLVLLVHHLVFDGGSAQVVRDELQALYEAAVTGEPAVLVAPGPGYRHVVARQRELTEQHTGSTAFWRAALAGAPPRSTPFSGARTGRTRPVRHVERLGRAEVSALNRLCRSTGGTRFTVLLAALGCWVGRHSGQRDVVLGSPVALRESELSATAVGPLINMLPLRLRLRGEPGFREVLRRTRDAVLDSLEHRWLPFERIVDELGAHRDLDTTPLFQVLFAYQHPPEPPRLPEVAARLVDVPTAAAKYDLTVTAADTGDGIELIFEADGARCAEPELVSRCRQFRALLAAAVADPERSVHRLALTTPRQLAALRAPAAIDPGAGELIHDLVAAAVAEHPDAVAVVHGGLHVTYRRLDAWSDGIAADLHARGCGPEEVVGVWLPRTPALLAALLGVLKAGAAFLPVDVEQPERRVRLMLAETGSRLLVGDEGLLSGRGAGEQSLPTVVPVAGPGRSARVDLSPRALAYVLYTSGSTGRPKGVAIEHRSAAAFLRWAGTEFGARGLRSVLATTSVGFDLAFFELFAPLAHGGTVVLAEDALHVPETPAAAGATLLNSVPSAVAALLDVEGVPASVEAVNLAGEPLPRELADRLHRRAGRTVVRNLYGPSEATTYATAATVAADSAPPTIGVPIGTARAWVADDRGAPAPDLVTGELLVGGPALARGYSRLPARTAEAFVPDPFGAPGSRVYRTGDLVRRRADGQLVFVGRRDAQIKLRGVRVEPGEVEQVLRAVAPIRDVVVLPVGDTPADRRLVAFASATPGERLRPEDALTALRSALPLVMIPSELVVLADLPHNGNGKLDRAALARRATTSVRERKPGVAPRNALERAIAREWQRVLGVERVGVHDGFFDLGGNSLGLLRLHHALVNSVHPGLRLVDLFQFADVADLAAHVDHLVRSAGSGRLSPTADPAQARGRRRRHKAGLAWERQT
- a CDS encoding type I polyketide synthase, producing the protein MTSSPLDPAAPEPVAVISMSGRFPGADTVEQFWANVSSGTESITRFPDPAPEPREQFVGAEGVLGDVAGFDADFFGYSPREAEVMDPQHRMCLEEAWTLFDTAGYDPAALDDPVGVFVSTALSSYLVRNLLPNDRLVRDLGGFPLLMHNDKDFAATTISYKLGLTGPSLSVGSACSSSLVAVHLAARSLQSYECDMAVAGGVSVQVPQAQGYVRTEGSYYSADGRCAAFDRSSSGTVGASGVGLVLLKRLPDALRDRDRVHAVLLGSAVNNDGGNKAGYTAPSVRGQRDAIVEAHAVAGVSAGSIGYVEAHGTGTSIGDPIEVEALTDAFRATTDRTGFCALGSVKTNVGHLDAAAGVTGLIKAVCAVRDGVLPASLHYEEPNPAIDFADSPFHVSATTTPWRAGNTPRRAGVSSFGVGGTNVHVVLEQPPAVRPEAGERRQVQPLLLSARSAQALDQAGTRLAERLLRDPGVDLADVSATLAGRRAHRHRRVVVAASCADAAVALRAPVAPAQAAGDGRAAFLFSGQGSGYRSMAIGLAAGEPAFRRHLDECARLLAEHAVDLWALLDAPTGTPEDQTAGFAVSYSLARTLVEWGVEPVGMVGHSLGEYVAATLAGVFSLPTALRLVVARSQAQCALPEGRMLAVPLGADELRPVLDDGLALAAINAPDRCVVSGSVHAVEAFATRLTDLGLRTTVLPVRGAGHSEAVDQVLGLFRPALAEAEFHAPRTPFLSTVTGDWADPADVAGPDYWLAQMRRPVLFDAAVQRLAELAPAALVELGPGTGLGRLAARGLGPRTAFAGSCLPSAERDPRPEQETEHLVRATGELWASGCRVDWTEFHRPQRPLRTPVPGYPFQRARHWVEAPGETTTAPQPPAGNRPERRADPGEWTHLPGWRHAAPAPAARRRDGETCLLLSEGPLGREVASRLEDLGVHAVFAPVDPDGRADQHRYRELLADLTARDRTPRLIVHLRPFEAAGADRPLDLDAVREGQITGLHSLLHLAQAIGAGPGSEPVRLVAVTRGAQAVLGDLAHPEHATVASAVKVIPRELPRVSATAIDVDAGSAGLADRIVAELLDPASPTEVAYRGPQRFERDYHPLPLGPAARAPEPGGVYLICGGLGGIGLSVAEHLAPTARALVLTRRTPFPGSGADEGSAVLADRLAALTAGGAEVLVRQADVADETRMREVLAEAESRFGPVTGVVHAAGAPDTAGLIQRRSRHDTDDAMASKVLGPVVLDTILGDRPLAFFVLCSSIGSVLHKLKFGEVGYVAGNDFLDAFAAHRASRRPGLTVSIAWTDWRDEAGMWGTVHPKLVERYESAFAAPDHLAPGDDLLGAISRSEGTELFARILAGNRSPRVLVCALDLGALLARHEAFSTEDHRAAVAGLRIARSRRDRSALSSAYREPGTATERGVADCWATLLGDDPIGADDNFFELGGDSLVALRLLAVVRERYGVELSMAQLFEGPTISDLAAAVERGSARGAGGERPDDEEVLL